A stretch of Microtus pennsylvanicus isolate mMicPen1 chromosome 5, mMicPen1.hap1, whole genome shotgun sequence DNA encodes these proteins:
- the Slx1a gene encoding structure-specific endonuclease subunit SLX1, producing MGHTARPGRFYGVYLLYCQNPRHRGRVYVGFTVNPARRVRQHNAGRKKGGAWRTSGRGPWDMVLILHGFPSAVAALRFEWAWQHPQASRRLTHVGPRLRSEASFAFHLRVLAHMLRVPPWVRLPLTLRWLRPDFRHDLSPVPPPHMPIAFGPVPPQPLVPKRLTASETDSERQLDGGAKGSCMLCARMLQDEEGPLCCPHPGCPLRAHIICLAAEFLREEPGQLLPLEGHCPSCKKSLLWGSLIGQCHVDTEEEEDLELEEEHWTDLLET from the exons ATGGGACATACAGCAAGACCGGGGCGCTTCTACGGTGTCTACCTGCTCTACTGCCAGAACCCTCGGCATCGGGGCCGCGTGTACGTGGGATTCACTGTCAATCCTGCTCGTCGCGTCCGGCAACACAACGCCGGTCGCAAAAAAGGTGGCGCCTGGCGGACCAGCGGGCGAGGACCCTG GGACATGGTGCTGATCCTGCACGGTTTTCCGTCTGCTGTAGCCGCCCTTCGG TTTGAATGGGCCTGGCAGCATCCTCAAGCCTCACGCCGCCTGACTCACGTGGGGCCGCGCCTGCGCAGCGAGGCATCCTTCGCCTTCCACCTGCGTGTGTTGGCACACATGCTCCGAGTTCCTCCGTGGGTGCGTCTCCCTCTAACACTGCGCTGGCTGCGACCTGACTTCCGCCATGACCTTTCTccagtgccaccaccacacatgcCCATTGCCTTTGGGCCGGTACCACCCCAGCCCTTGGTCCCCAAGCGACTCACTGCAAGTGAGACTGACAGCGAGCGCCAGCTGGATGGAGGCGCCAAGGGCAGCTGCATGCTGTGTGCACGCATGCTGCAG GATGAAGAAGGCCCCCTGTGCTGCCCCCACCCCGGTTGTCCCCTCAGAGCCCATATCATCTGCCTGGCAGCGGAGTTCCTGCGGGAAGAGCCGGGGCAGCTTTTGCCCCTAGAGGGTCATTGTCCTAG CTGTAAGAAGTCTCTGCTCTGGGGAAGCCTGATCGGGCAGTGCCACGTGGacactgaggaggaagaggacttGGAATTAGAAGAG GAGCACTGGACAGACTTGCTAGAGACCTGA
- the Bola2b gene encoding bolA-like protein 2, producing MELSAEYLREKLRRDLEAEHVEVEDTTLNRCATSFRVLVVSAKFVGKPLLQRHRLVNECLAEELPHIHAFEQKTLTPEQWTRERLK from the exons ATGGAACTCAGCGCGGAGTACCTCCGCGAGAAGCTGCGGCGGGACCTGGAGGCAGAGCATGTG GAGGTGGAGGACACGACTCTCAACCGTTGCGCGACCAGCTTCCGAGTCCTGGTGGTGTCCGCTAAGTTCGTGGGAAAGCCATTGCTCCAGAGACACCG GCTGGTGAATGAATGCCTAGCTGAAGAGCTCCCGCACATCCATGCCTTTGAGCAGAAAACTCTGACCCCAGAGCAGTGGACCCGAGAGCGGCTGAAATGA
- the Coro1a gene encoding coronin-1A, whose amino-acid sequence MSRQVVRSSKFRHVFGQPAKADQCYEDVRVSQTTWDSGFCAVNPKFMALICEASGGGAFLVLPLGKTGRVDKNVPLVCGHTAPVLDIAWCPHNDNVIASGSEDCTVMVWEIPDGGLVLPLREPVVTLEGHTKRVGIVAWHPTAQNVLLSAGCDNVILVWDVGTGEAVLTLGPDVHPDTIYSVDWSRDGGLICTSCRDKRVRIIEPRKGTVVAEKDRPHEGTRPVHAVFVSEGKILTTGFSRMSERQVALWDTKHLEEPLSLQELDTSSGVLLPFFDPDTNIVYLCGKGDSSIRYFEITSEAPFLHYLSMFSSKESQRGMGYMPKRGLEVNKCEIARFYKLHERKCEPIAMTVPRKSDLFQEDLYPPTAGPDPALTAEEWLGGRDAGPLLISLKDGYVPPKSRELRVNRGLDSVRKRATPEASGAPSSDTVSRLEEEMRNLQATVQELQKRMDRLEETVQAK is encoded by the exons ATGAGCCGGCAGGTGGTTCGCTCCAGTAAATTCCGCCACGTGTTTGGCCAGCCAGCCAAAGCTGACCAGTGCTACGAGGATGTGCGCGTCTCGCAGACCACCTGGGACAGCGGCTTCTGTGCCGTCAACCCCAAGTTCATGGCTCTGATCTGTGAGgccagtgggggaggggccttCCTGGTGCTGCCCCTAGGCAAG ACTGGACGAGTGGACAAGAATGTGCCCCTGGTCTGCGGCCACACTGCTCCTGTGCTAGACATCGCCTGGTGCCCACACAATGACAATGTCATTGCCAGTGGCTCTGAGGACTGCACAGTTATG GTGTGGGAGATCCCTGATGGGGGCCTGGTGCTGCCCCTGAGGGAGCCTGTTGTCACTCTGGAAGGTCACACCAAGCGGGTGGGCATCGTGGCCTGGCATCCCACAGCCCAGAATGTGCTACTCAGCGCAG GTTGTGACAATGTGATCCTGGTGTGGGATGTGGGCACTGGGGAAGCTGTGCTGACACTGGGTCCCGACGTGCACCCGGACACGATCTACAGTGTGGACTGGAGCCGGGACGGCGGTCTCATCTGTACCTCCTGCCGCGACAAGCGTGTTCGCATCATTGAGCCTCGGAAAGGCACTGTGGTGGCT GAAAAGGACCGTCCTCATGAGGGAACTCGGCCAGTGCACGCTGTGTTTGTATCAGAAGGGAAGATCCTAACCACGGGTTTCAGTCGCATGAGTGAGCGGCAGGTGGCGCTGTGGGACACA AAGCACCTAGAAGAGCCGCTGTCCCTGCAGGAGCTGGACACAAGCAGCGGAGTTCTGCTGCCTTTTTTTGACCCTGACACCAACATTGTCTACCTCTGTGGCAAG GGTGACAGCTCTATCCGGTATTTTGAGATCACTTCTGAGGCTCCGTTCCTGCACTATCTTTCCATGTTCAGTTCCAAGGAGTCCCAGCGTGGTATGGGCTACATGCCCAAACGTGGCCTGGAAGTGAACAAGTGTGAGATTGCCAG GTTCTACAAGCTTCATGAGCGGAAATGTGAGCCCATCGCCATGACAGTGCCTAGAAAG TCGGACCTGTTCCAGGAGGACCTGTATCCACCCACTGCAGGACCAGACCCTGCCCTCACAGCTGAGGAAtggctgggtggccgggatgcAGGCCCCCTCCTCATCTCCCTCAAGGATGGCTATGTGCCCCCAAAGAGCCGGGAGCTGAGAGTCAACAGGGGCTTGGACAGTGTACGCAAGAGAGCCACACCAGAGGCCAGTGGAGCTCCCAGCTCG GACACTGTGTCTCggctggaggaagagatgaggaaCCTGCAGGCCACGGTACAAGAGCTACAGAAGCGCATGGACAGGCTGGAGGAGACTGTTCAGGCCAAGTAG